The DNA window GGCTACTGGCAGCATCGCGGCGGTACACCGTTCGCTGCGTTCATGCGTCGTGCGAGGCGTACTGTGCCCCCGCTCATGCCGGCTCGGCCAGGGTGAGGCCGTACCGAGTGCCCGCCCACGGGACTTCTGTGACCTTCCGGAGGTACGCGATGACGTCCGCCCCGCGCGATACCAGCGAGCTGAGCGCGCAGCTGTCGGAACACATGAACGGCTATCTGTACACCGCCTGTCTCTACACAGTGACGAAGGCGGGCATCGCCGACCACCTCTCCCAGGGCCCCCGCACCGCGGCCGAGCTGGGCGAGAAGACCGGCCTGCACGGCCCTCACCTGCACCGCGTCCTGCGCTACCTCGCCACCCGCGAGGTATTCCGCGAGGACGAACACGGCCGCTTCGCCCTCACCCCCATGGCCGAACTGCTGCGCACCGACATACCCGGCTCCCTGCACGACCCCTTCCTCATGCTCGGCGAAGACCTGTACTGGAAGCCACTCGCCCGCATGTACGACACGGTACGGACCGGGCACACCGTGTTCGACGACATATTCGGCACCGGCTTCTTCGCCCACCTCCAGACCGTCCCCGAAACAGCCTCCGTCTTCAACGCCGGCGCAGCAGGGTTCTCCCGGCTGTGGAACGAACACATCGCCACCAGCTACGACTTCCCCCACGGCGCCAGGATCATCGACATCGGCGGCGGCACCGGCAGCCTCCTGCGCGAAATCCTCACCACCCACCCCCACACCACCGGCACCCTCTACGACCAACAGTCCGTCATCGCCGAACACCAACTCGACACCCCCGACACCACCGGCCGCTGGAACGTCGCAACCGGCGACTTCTTCGACAGCGTCCCCACCGGAGCCGACTACTACATCCTCAAATCCGTCCTCCACGACTGGAGCGACACCGACTGCCTGCGCATCCTCAAGTCCGTCCGCGAAGCTGTCCACGACAACAGCAAACTCCTCGTCGTCGACCCCGTCATCCCGCCCGGCAACCAACCCCACGCCAGCAAAACCATCGACGCAATGATGATGGTCATTCACGACGGCAAGGAGCGGACCCAGGCGGAGTTCGAGGACGTCCTGGGCAAGGGCGGTTTCACCGTCACCCGGATCCTGCAGACCCCCTCCCTGATGTCCATCGTCGAGTGCGTCCCCGCCTGAACGCGTGCTCCGAGACGGAAAGAGATCCCTGGGATGAGTGAAGAGGCAATCGTCGATCTGGCCGCGCTGGGACCGGACTTCGCGCGCGACCCGCACCCGACGTATGCGGATCTGCGCAGGCGGGGACCCGTGCACCGGGTGCTGCTGCCGGAAGGTTTCACTGCCTGGCTCGTCGTGGGATACGAGGAAGCCAGGGCATCACTGTCCGACCCACGTCTGTCGAACGACTGGCGCAATTCGCCGGGTGCGGCGGACACGGACGACGACCCGTGGTCCAGTCCTCACATGCTGATCTCCGATCCGCCCCGGCACACGAGGCTGCGCAAGCTGGTGGTGAAGGAGTTCACTCCCCGGCGTGTCCAGGCGCTCGGGCCCCGAGTGCAGGAGGTCACCAACGAGCTGATCGAGGCGATGCTCGCCCGCCCAGACGGCCGTGCCGACCTCGTCCAGGACTTCGCGTTCCCCCTGCCCGCAGCGATCATCTGCGAGTTGCTCGGAGTTCCGTTCAGCGACCGTGACAAGTTCCATCGCTGGACCACCCAGGTGACCAAACAGTGGAACGGGGCCGAGGCGGAGGCGGCCCTCGCCGAACTGGACGGCTATCTGACGGCACTGCTGGAGGACAAGCGCGCGAACCCGAGCGACGACCTGCTCAGCGGGCTCGTCCGCCAGCGCGAGGAGGACGAAGACTCCCTGTCCGACACCGAGATGGTAGGTCTTGCCGTGCTGCTCCTCGTCGCCGGGCATGAGACCACCACAGGCCTCCTCTCCAACGGCATGCTTGCGCTGCTCCGGCATCCGGATCAACTGAGCGCGCTGCGCGCCGACTTCTCGCTCCTGGACGGAACCGTCGAGGAGATGCTGCGGCACAGCGGGCCGACCGGAACCTCACTGCACCGCTTCACCACCGAGCCCGTCCAGATCGGCGGCACAACCATCCCCGGCGGGGGCGAACTCGTTCTAATCGGGAACACTCCCGCCAACCGCGATCCGAGCCGCTTTCCGGACCCGGACCACTTCGACATCCGGCGCGGAGCGGCCAACCATCTGGCCTTCGGGCACGGCGTTCACGCTTGTTTCGGCGCCCCTCTGGCCAGACTGGAGGCAAGGACTGCCGTCCGGTCTCTGCTGGAACGCTGCCCGGACCTGGCCCTCGATGCCGATCCCTCCTCACTGACCTGGTACCCAAGCGCGATGATGCGCGGCCTGCCCCACCTCCCGGTCCGTGTGCGCTCCGCGGACCATACCGGTTCGTGACCTTCTGATCACCTGTACCCGTCCATCCCCCGCTTTCGCCATCTTCCGGAGGTACGCGATGACGTCCGCCCCGCGCGATACCAGCGAGCTGAGCGCGCAGCTGTCGGAACACATGAACGGCTATCTGTACACCGCCTGTCTCTACACAGTGACGAAGGCGGGCATCGCCGACCACCTCTCCCAGGGCCCCCGCACCGCGGCCGAGCTGGGCGAGAAGACCGGCCTGCACGGCCCTCACCTGCACCGCGTCCTGCGCTACCTCGCCACCCGCGAGGTATTCCGCGAG is part of the Streptomyces sp. NBC_00654 genome and encodes:
- a CDS encoding methyltransferase, with the translated sequence MTSAPRDTSELSAQLSEHMNGYLYTACLYTVTKAGIADHLSQGPRTAAELGEKTGLHGPHLHRVLRYLATREVFREDEHGRFALTPMAELLRTDIPGSLHDPFLMLGEDLYWKPLARMYDTVRTGHTVFDDIFGTGFFAHLQTVPETASVFNAGAAGFSRLWNEHIATSYDFPHGARIIDIGGGTGSLLREILTTHPHTTGTLYDQQSVIAEHQLDTPDTTGRWNVATGDFFDSVPTGADYYILKSVLHDWSDTDCLRILKSVREAVHDNSKLLVVDPVIPPGNQPHASKTIDAMMMVIHDGKERTQAEFEDVLGKGGFTVTRILQTPSLMSIVECVPA
- a CDS encoding cytochrome P450 produces the protein MSEEAIVDLAALGPDFARDPHPTYADLRRRGPVHRVLLPEGFTAWLVVGYEEARASLSDPRLSNDWRNSPGAADTDDDPWSSPHMLISDPPRHTRLRKLVVKEFTPRRVQALGPRVQEVTNELIEAMLARPDGRADLVQDFAFPLPAAIICELLGVPFSDRDKFHRWTTQVTKQWNGAEAEAALAELDGYLTALLEDKRANPSDDLLSGLVRQREEDEDSLSDTEMVGLAVLLLVAGHETTTGLLSNGMLALLRHPDQLSALRADFSLLDGTVEEMLRHSGPTGTSLHRFTTEPVQIGGTTIPGGGELVLIGNTPANRDPSRFPDPDHFDIRRGAANHLAFGHGVHACFGAPLARLEARTAVRSLLERCPDLALDADPSSLTWYPSAMMRGLPHLPVRVRSADHTGS